One segment of Leguminivora glycinivorella isolate SPB_JAAS2020 chromosome 12, LegGlyc_1.1, whole genome shotgun sequence DNA contains the following:
- the LOC125231706 gene encoding phosducin-like protein, translated as MATLDDKILGEKLHNYCSSSEDEGSDDEDSRSGDEEGNPPPKAEAPEPPPINSWSGSASNTGPKGVLEDWRRFKQLEAENRKELEKERIALAKKLTLTVKPEREEKQDKELEVLEDELNELLDEDFLLKYQKQRMQELMAQMKKTPKFGKVITLKSQDEFLNSIDKEDPKVAVIIHIFNNSSIACGTMDGCLNILAADYPEIKFCRVSVDITGLSRHFRIDGVPALLVYKGGQIIGNFVQLVTELGNDFFATDVERFLIEYGMLPEK; from the coding sequence ATGGCTACTTTGGACGATAAAATCTTGGGTGAGAAGCTGCACAATTACTGCAGTAGCAGCGAAGATGAAGGTTCCGACGACGAGGACAGCAGGAGCGGTGATGAGGAAGGCAATCCTCCGCCGAAAGCGGAAGCGCCCGAGCCGCCACCCATCAACAGTTGGTCGGGGTCCGCGAGTAACACGGGCCCTAAAGGCGTCCTGGAGGATTGGAGGCGCTTCAAACAGCTAGAAGCTGAGAATCGGAAAGAACTTGAGAAAGAACGCATCGCTTTGGCCAAGAAATTGACATTAACCGTAAAGCCGGAACGCGAAGAGAAACAGGATAAGGAACTCGAAGTTCTCGAGGACGAGTTGAATGAATTATTGGACGAAGATTTTCTGCTAAAGTACCAAAAGCAACGGATGCAAGAACTCATGGCTCAAATGAAGAAAACACCCAAATTTGGTAAGGTCATTACTCTAAAGAGTCAGGATGAATTTCTGAATTCTATTGACAAGGAGGACCCAAAAGTGGCAGTCATCATTCACATCTTCAACAACAGTTCAATTGCTTGCGGGACTATGGATGGGTGTCTTAACATTTTGGCTGCAGATTACCCGGAGATCAAATTCTGTCGCGTTTCTGTGGACATCACAGGCCTGAGTCGCCATTTCCGTATTGATGGTGTCCCTGCTCTGCTGGTGTACAAAGGTGGCCAAATAATTGGTAATTTTGTGCAACTCGTCACAGAGTTGGGTAATGATTTCTTTGCTACCGATGTTGAGCGTTTTCTTATAGAATATGGAATGCTTCCAGAGAAGTAG